The sequence ATTCCCTCTTTCTGGAATCGGGTGAAGGCATCCGCATCTAGCACCTCGGCCCATTTGTAGGAGTAGTAGCCGGCGGCGTAGCCGGTGGGGGAGCTGAACAGGTGGTTGAAGCGGTGCGCCATGGAGGGGCTGGGGGTGGTGACGGGAGCGCGGTAGGTGGCGAGGATCTCGCGGGTCACCTCATCGAGGTGGCGGCCGAGGTATTTGCCGAGGTGGATGTGGAGCTCGAGGTCGAGCTTGCCGTGGGCGAGTTGGGTCATGAAGGTGCTTGCGCTGAGGTAGTTCTTGGCGGCTACCATTTTCCCGAAAAGGTCTTCCGGGATGGTTGCGCCGGTCTCGTGGTGGCGGGCAAAGAGATCGAGTGTCTCGCGCTCCCAGCAATAGTTCTCCATGATCTGGGAGGGCAGCTCGACGAAGTCCCATGCGACGTTGGTTCCGGAAAGGGATTTCACCGGGACATCGGAGAGCATGCCGTGGAGAAGGTGGCCGAACTCGTGGAAGATGGTCTCTACCTCGCGGTGGGTTAGGAGGGCGTCCTTACCGCCGACGGGCGGGGTCATGTTGCCGATGATGAGGCCGAGGTGGGGCTCGCCGGGGCCGCCGGTGAGAAGGGAGTTCATCCATGCGCCGCCGCGTTTCGTTTCACGCGGGTGCCAGTCGGCGTAGAAGGAACCGAGGTGTTTCCCGGTTTCCGAGTCGTGGATCTCGTAGAATGTGACCTCCGGGTGCCAGGTCTCGACTGCCCCGTCCATGGCAGGGTCGGGGGGGCTACCGGGTTCGTAGTAGATGGTTTCGAGCTGGGTGATGGTGATTCCGAAGATGCGGGTGGCGATCTCGAACATGCCTTCCATAACGCCGGTGACGGGGAAGTAGGGGCGCAGGGCTTCGTCGTCTATGGCATAGTTTTCCTTGCGCTGGAGCTCGGCGTAGTAGGCCGTTTCCCATGGTTCCAGAGGCTGGGGTAGTTGGGCGCCATGATGCCGCCCCTCCTTGGTGGCCTTGTATTGGGCGAGTTGCCGGACCTCCTCCTTGAACCGTGTCTCGATACGCTCGTGGATCCGCTCGACGAAGGCGAGGGCGGTTTCGCCGTCGCGGGCCATGCGGCGCTGGAGGGTGAGGTCGGCGAAATTCGCATGACCTAGGATTTGGGCCTTTTCGTGGCGGAGCTTGAGGATCTCCCAGACAAGTGAGGAATTGTCGTAGGGCTCGTGGACGGCTACGTTGACCGAAGCCTCCCAGACGGTCTTGCGCAGGTTCTCGTCCTCCGCGTGCTGCATGATGGGATACATCGATGGGAACTGGAGTGTGAAACGATAGCTGCCCTCCGGATGTCCTTTGGCCTTGGCGTTGGCGGCGGCGCCGGCGAGGGCGGATTCGGGTAGCCCGGCGAGTTTGGCCTTGTCGTCGATGACGAGTTCCCATGCGTTGGTGGAATCGAGGACGTGTTCGGAGTATTGTTTGGTGAGCTTGGAGAGTTCCGAGTCGATCGCGGCGATGCGGGCTTTTTTGTCATCGGGAAGGGCGGCGCCGGAGGTCTTGAAATCCTCGATGGTTTCCTGGATGTGGCGTTGGTGAATGGGTGGGAGGGCTGCGGCGGCTTGGCTTTCCGCAAAGGTGTTGAGGATCTTGAACAGTTGGGGGTTGAGCGAGAGCGAGGAGTAGAAATCGGTGACTGCGGGCAGCATCCTGTTGAGCGCTTCGCGTTGGGCGGGATTGTCGGAGACGGAATCGAGGTGCTGCAGCCTGCCCCAGCCCAGCGACAGGGTTTCCGTGGCGTTTTCCAAGGCCAGGAAACTCGATTCGTAGGTGATTTCCGAGGCTGGCTGGGAACAGATTTTCCCGATGGCGTCCTTCGCGTCGGCGAGGGCTTGGGTGATGGATGGTACGATGGTTTCCGGGGTCAGTGTGGACCAGCGGACGTGGAAGTCTGGGGATAGGAATGGATGCATTTGGGGAAGTTCTAAATTTTGAATTCTAAATTTCAAAATCATAACGAAGAAACCGGCCGGAGGCGCGGTTCTCCATCATGGCTGTAGTGTTTCTGTCAGGACGAGGGTGCCGATGGCGATTCCGAGGACGATGCGGTACCAGCCGAAGATGCCGAGGCCGTGGGACTGGAGGAAGGATACGAGCCATTTGACGGCGAAGGCGGCGGAGATGGTGGCAGCGATGATGCCTGCGATGAGAGGTATGGGGCCGTAGGAATCCCACATGAGCTTGGATCCGCCGAACCAGACATCGTAGTCGGGGCCGGCTTCGCCGAGTTTCCAGATGGCCTTTTTCGCGGTGGCGGCGGTGAGGGTTAGCACGCCGAGAAGGAAGGAATACTCGACGGCGGATTTCACCGAGAGCCCGACGATGAGGCCACCGCAGATGGTCATCAGTGAGCGGGATGTGCCGGGCCACATGGCGATACACTGGAGGAAACCGATGAAGAGGGCGGACTGCCAGGCGAGCTTGAGGATGTCGCGGCCGTTGCCGCGGGGCGGGTGGCGTTTCCGCCAGCGGACGGTCCACAGGATGGCGAAGCCGCCCGCCACCCATGCGAAGATGACGGGCCAGAGGCCGAAGAGCTTTTGCTCGATGATGTCGTTGAGGAGAAGGCCGAGGACTGCGGCGGGGAGGAAGCCCACAAGGACGGCGACGGCGAGCTTGAGTCCCTCGGGATCGCGGCCGAGGACTCCCATGAGCATTTTCAGGACGTGTTTGTAGTAGAGGCCGAGGACCGCGAGGATGGCTCCGCCCTGGATGCAGATGGCGAAGCAGTCGGCGGCGAGCTTGTCGATGCCGTTGGCGGTGCCGATGTGCATGAGGCGCTGGGCGACGATGAGGTGGCCGGTCGAGGAGACAGGGAGATATTCGGTGATGCCTTCGATGAGGCCGAGGAGGATGGCTTGCCAGATTTCCATAGGGGCGTGGCGGCAGTTTGGGTATCTGGAGCCAGGGTTGCAAGGCTTGGGATGGAGAAAGGAAAGCAGCCCTTCCGGCGGTGCCGCAATCCGCGCGATCCACCTCGGCACATCGGGAACTTTGCCAAATCCTGCCGCCTGAAAGGACGGCTCTCCCTATTTTACAGTTTGCTTGCGGGGGAGGGGATGCGAGCTTGGGCGCGGGAGAAGGATGAAGGAACGGTATCTGAAATTGGTGAGGAGCGCTTACCGGATGTTGCGGCACCGCAGGTTGCGCGACAGGCCGTGGTGGCGGACGATGACCAGGCCGCTCTTCGATAGGCAGCTCTGGGTGCCGTGCCGTGATACGGTGGCTTCGGGTCTGGCGATCGGCCTGTTTTTCTCGATGATCCTGATTCTTCCGTTGCAGATGCTATTCGCGGCGGTGCTGGCGATGCGGTTCAGGGTGAATGTGCCCTTCGCGATGGCGGGCTGCTGGGTTTCCAATGTGTTCACGAACGTGCCGCTGGGTCTGGCGCAGGCATGGCTGGGGAACTGGATGATCACCGCGCTGCATTTCCCGATGCCGCATTTCCTCCGCAAGGTACACTTCAACGTGCCGGAAGTCGGCGAGATCAATGCCGCGAACCTGTTCCTGGGAATGTTCGTTTCCGCGGTGATACTGGCGCTGCTTTCCTACCCGCTGGTGCACCTTTTTTCCGCCGTCATGCCGCATCATCTGCCTGTGCTGAAGCGGCGCTTGCCTCCGGTTTCTCGGAAGGCTGGGGATTGAGCGGATTTTTGGTTGGACTTGCCGGGTGAAACGGGGGCTTTCTGGCGGCGATGATTCCCAACGTCCTTGCAGAGAGATATTCGTCCACGGAAATGAACAAGATCTGGTCCGCGGAGGGGCGTATCGTGTTGGAGCGGGAGTATTGGATCGCGGTTATGAAGGCTCAGCGGGATCTTGGGCTGGGGATTTCCGAGGAGGCCATCGCGGCCTATGAAGAGGTGAAGGACAATGTGGATGTGCGGTCCATCATGGATCGCGAGCGGGTCACCCGCCACGATGTGAAGGCGCGGATCGAGGAGTTCAACGGGCTGGCCGGGCATGAGGAGATCCACAAGGGGCTGACCTCGCGCGATCTCACGGAGAACGTGGAGCAGCTTCAGGTTTTCCGGAGCCTCCTGCTGATTCGGGACAAAACCGTCGCAGCCCTGCGTGGGATGCGCGAGCGTGCGGAGCAGTGGGATGAGATGGTGCTGACCGCGCGGACACACAATGTCGCCGCCCAGCCGACGACTTTGGGCAAACGCATAGCCATGTTCGGGGAGGAGCTGCTTTCCGGATTCCGCATGCTGGAGGATGTCATCGCCGGCTATGCCGTGCGTGGATTGAAAGGGGCGGTCGGCACGCAGATGGATCAGCTCTCGCTCTTCGGTGGGGATGCGGAGAAAGTCGCCGAGCTTGAGAAACGCATCGTCGCCCATCTAGGCATCCCGCAGCAGTGGAGCAACGTGGGCCAGGTGTATCCGCGGTCGCTGGATCTGCGGGTCGTCTCCATCCTCACGGAGCTGGCGAGCGGCCCGTCATCCTTTTGTAAAACCCTCCGCCTCATGGCCGGGAACGAAACCGCCAGCGAGGGTTTCGCGCCGGGGCAGACAGGATCGAGCGCGATGCCGCACAAGATGAACTCCCGTTCCTGCGAGCGGGTGAACGGTTTCCACGTGATCCTCAAAGGCTACCTCGCCATGGCCGCCGGTCTCGCCGGGGACCAGTGGAACGAGGGCGATGTGAGCTGTTCCGTAGTGCGCCGCGTGATGCTTCCGGATGCTTTTTTCTGCATCGACGGCATGTTCGAGACCTATCTGACGATCCTCGGCCAGATGGACGCCTACGAGGCGGTGATCGCTTCGGAAACCGCCCGTTACCTGCCTTTCCTGATGACCACCACGGTGATGATGGAGGCGGTGAAACGCGGGGTCGGACGGGAGACTGCGCACAAGGCGATCAAGGAGCACGCGGTTGCGACGGTTGCGGACATGCGCACGGGTGCGGTGGATAAGAACAATCTGCTGGACCGGCTTGCCGAAGACGGCCGACTGGGCCTATCCCGCGACGAGCTCGGCGAGATCCTGGAAAAGGGCGACAAGGAAGTCGGCGCCGCCAAGTCACAGGTGAACTTTTTCTCCGGAGAAGTCAGAAAACTTGAGCAGAAATGGCCTGAGGCTTCGGCTTACGCGCCGGGCGGGATTCTGTAGGACTTTGCACCGCAGGCTTTGGACTAATGGGATTCCCATTCCCAGCTCTGACGCTGCGTGCTGAACAGAGGAACGGATTCCATCTTCCACCCCGTTGAGCCGACGGAAATCTGCGGATGAGAGCCGCAGCAGTGCAGAGCCTCCTGCGGTTCACATCAGCCTCCCGTGCGGGGCGGACCCTTTTTCTTCGGCTTGTCCGGGGTGACATCGCGCATGCCGCCGGATTTGCCGCGCTGCTGCTGGAGCTTCTGCATTTCGGCTTGTTTTTCGGCCATCCGCTGCACCCAGGATTTCTTGCCGCCGTCCTTGCGGGCGACGAGTTCCGGCTCGGGGATCTTGTTCATCAGGTAGGTCTGTCCGATGGAGAAGATGTTCTGCGTGGTCCAGTAGAGTGCGAGGGCGGAGGCGTATGCGTAGCAGAAGAAGAAGAACATCAGCGGCATGAACATCATGATGCGCTGCTGCATCTTGTCGCCGGTCTTGGGCATCATCGCCATCTGGATGGCGCTGGTGGCGGCCATGACGATGGGGAGAAGATTGATCGGGATGCCGAAGAAATGGGCGACGGTGTCCGGCTGCGAAAGGTCATCGACCCAGAGGAAAGGCTGGTTGCGGAGCTCCACGGCGTAATCGAGCATGCGGAAGAATCCGAAGAAGATAGGGATCTGGATGAGCATGGGAAGGCATCCGCCGAGGGGGTTGATGCCGTATTTGCGGTAGAGGCCCATCATCTCGGTATTGAGCTTGTTGGGGTCGTCGGGATATTTCTCCTTCAGCTCCTTCATCTTGGGCTGGAGCTTGGACATGCGCTTCATCGAGTGGGTCGATTTCGCGTGGAGCGGCCAGATGGCGATGCGGACGATGAGGGTGAGGCAGATGATGGCGAGCCCCCATGACTCGTGGGAGGAAACCTTCATCAGGCCATCGTGGAGGAGGTTGAGTAGCCAGTTTAGGAAGCGCGACACCGGGCTGAAGAAGCCGTATTGCATCATGTCGCCCCAGCCGTCGCCGCCGCCTTCCGCGTTGTCGAGCTTGCGTAGCATCGTGTTCGCCTTTGGGCCGACGAAGATGCGGTAGCTCAGGCTGACGGGCTGGCCGGTGGAAAGGGAGATTTCAGGCAACGAGATGGCTGCCTGGACGGCAGGGTATTCCTTGCCACCCTCGGTGAGTGATACGGTCTGCGGCTTTCCCCAGACAAGCGTCTTGGCTTCCTTCTCCGGGCGGATGACGATGGAGAAGAACTGGTTGGTGATGCCCGCGTACTGGATCTGCTCCTCCGCTTCGCTGTTGATGATGGATTTTTCCGAGGAGAACCAACCGCCCTTGAAGCCTGTCGCGGCATGAAAGTGCATCTCGTTGTCCGAATACCAGAAGAAGCCCGTGTATGCGGCCCGCTCCTTTTCGTGGAGGGGCGCTGAGGAACCCAGGAAAAGTCCGTAGCGGGAGAGGTCGAAATCGCCGATGCCGGTGTATTCGAATGCGAGATCCAGCTTGAGGAAATAGCCTTTCCCGGGGATGTCGGAATTTTCCAGCGAGAAGGTTTTCTTGGCGATGACGCCGGTGGGCAGCTTGGCGATGAACACGGCGGTCTCGCCGGGGACGGATTGGTCCGCCTTGTAGGCGTAGGTGGAGTTCTCGAGTTTCTCCCTATCGTCCACGAAACCCGCGATGGGGCCCGCTCCGTGGATGTTGATGCGCACCTTTGAGGATCTGCCGACGTTTTTCTGCTCCTTGAGATCCGCGAACTTGATGCCCCCGCCGATGTTGGAGAGGGTGAAGGCGACTTTCTCGTTCTCGAGGACGATGAGTTCCTCCTCCGTGGGAGGGGGAGGGGTCTCGACGCTGAGCGCGGCCTCCCCGGCGGTTGCTGCAGCTTGCCCGGTGTCCTCAGCAACGGGCTTCGGCGCGGGCGGGGCTTTCTTCGGGGTGAAATGGATGTTAAGGGCGATCAGTACGCCGCAGACGGCGAGGACGATCCAGGTTTTACGGTCGTACATGGGGTGGGGAAATTGGTTGGTTGCCCGGCGGTTTTGGAATCCGGGTAGGGCTGATTAGGTGCTGGACGGGCTGCGGTCAATTGCCAAGACGCCGGAAACGCCCGACCCCCGGCTTGTCCCTTGCATAGCGATCTTTGCGGGCCCACGCTTTCCGCACGCCAACATGGAAGCCCCAGCAAACAACAACGCCACCGAAGCAGCCGCAGCCATCCTCGCCGGGAAACCGGGCGGGATCAAGCACTCCGTCTGCCGCTGGTGCTATGATGACATCCCGCTCGAGAGTCTCTGCGAGGCAGCGAAGGGGATGGGTGTGCAATCCATCGAGCTGGTTGAAACGTCGGACTTCCCCATCCTCAGGAAGCATGGCCTGGACTGCGCGATGGTGACCTTCCCGACGGCGGTCACAAAGCACGGCGTGAAGGTCGGCATGATCGAGAAATCCTTCAACCGAACGGAGCACCACGATGCCCTTGTGGAGGTTTATGAAAAAAAGCTCAGCGACTGCGCGGCGGTGGGCGCTAGGCAGCTCATCTGCTTTCCGGGGAACCGTGACGGGATGGGCGATGAGGAGGGCCTGGAGAACTGTGAGGCAGGCCTGAGGCGTATCCTGCCTCTTGCCGAAAAGCTCGGTGTGATCCTTTCCATGGAGCTTCTCAACTCGCGCGTGGATCATCCGGATTACATGTGCGACCGCACGGCATGGGGAACGGCGCTTGTGGATCGCATCGCGAGCCCGAACTTCAGGCTGCTCTACGACATCTACCACATGCAGGTCATGGAGGGGGATATCATCGCCACGATACGGGCGAAGCATGACTACTTCTCCCACTACCATACCGGCGGCGTGCCTGGGAGAAATGAGATCGATGAGAGCCAGGAGCTTAACTATCCGGCGATCATGAGAGCCATCGTGGAAACCGGATACAGCGGCTACGTCGGCCAGGAGTTCATCCCGAAAAACCCGGACAAGCTAGCCAGCCTGAGGCAGGGGGTGGGGATCTGCACGGTTTGACCCCATGGGATAAGGCCGCATGCCGCCTCTTCTGCCCAGTATTGAAGGGCATAACAAAAAAGGGAGCCGCTTACGGCTCCCTAACTTGTTCATCCTAAATGGAAAAGTGCTCGAAAGAGGACTCGAACCTCCACAGGTTTCCCTACTAGATCCTTAGTCTAGCGCGTCTACCAATTCCGCCATCCGAGCTTTTCTTTCCGGTTTGGGTGGGCGCAGGAAATATGACGAAGGGCCGGGCTTTGCAAGAGAATGTTCGGATTTTTTTCCCTGATGGGGCGGTGGTGTCGGCTTATCCTTGAAGTCCCTGCGGGTTGCCATTACCCAGAGCGCGTGTTGACGATCAAGAAACTTACGAAAACCCTCGGCGGGCGCACCCTTTTGCGCGAGGCCGAGATGTCCATCAACTGGGGCGAGCGCGTCGCCCTCGTGGGCCCGAACGGGGCCGGGAAGTCCACGCTTTTCCGGATGATCCTCGATGAGGACCAGCCGGATGAGGGCACGATAGACCGCGACGAATACGCGATCACAGGATATCTCCCGCAGGAAGCGGGCGAGCCTTCCGATGAGACGATCATCGAGATCGCGATGGGGATCACGCCTGAAATGATAGGCCTGCTGCGCACGATACGCGAAGGTGAGAAATCAGGCGACCTTTCCACCGAGAAATTCGCCAAGGCGCAGGATCAGTTCACCGCGCTCAACGGCTACCAGCTTGAGCCGAAGGCCAAGAAAATCCTCGCCGGGCTGGGCTTCAAGCAGGAGGATTTCAACAGGCCGGCCCGCGAATACTCCGGCGGCTGGGTGATGCGCGCCCACCTCGCACGCCTCCTTGTCATGGAGCCCGACCTGCTCATGCTCGACGAGCCGACCAACCACCTCGACCTCATCTCCCTCCTCTGGCTCCAGCGCTACCTGTTGAATTACTCGGGGGCCATCCTGATGATCTCCCATGACCGCGATTTCATGGACATGATGATCGAGACCGTCATTGAAATCGATCCGGATGCGATGCAGCTCATTTCCTACACCGGAAATTACACGGCTTATCTTGACGAGAGGGAAAAGGTCTATGAGCGCAAGGTCCAGGCCTACCGGAACCAGAACAAGGAAATCGAGGCGCATATGGAATTCATCGAGCGCTTCCGGCAGGTGGGTTCGAAGGCGGCCCAGGTGCAGTCACGGATCAAGCTTGTGGACAAGATCGAGAAAATCGAGAAGCCCCGCGCCCCGCGCAAACCGTTCAAGTTCGCATTCCCGCAGCCTCCGCGCTCGAACCAGAAGGTCATCGAGTTCCATAAAGTCGGCCAGTCATACCCGGGGAAGCGCATTTACAAGGATCTCGACCTCACCATCGAGCGCGGGGACAAGATCGTCCTTGTCGGCCCGAACGGTGCGGGCAAGACCACCCTGCTCAAGCTGCTGGCCGGGGAACTGGAGATCGACGGCGGGAAAAAGGAGACCGGCTACCTCACCAAGATCGGCTACTATTCCCAGCACCGCGCCGAGGCCCTGAACGAATACAACACGGTGCTCGATGAGGTCATGGGCGCGTGCACCACCCTCCGCGAAGAGGACGCCAGGGCCATCCTCGGCACCTTCCTGTTCCGCCGGGCGGATGTGGAGAAACGCTGCGGCGTCCTTTCCGGAGGGGAGAAATCACGCCTCAACCTGGTGAAATTCCTCGTCGATCCGCCCAATCTCCTGCTCATGGACGAGCCGACGACCCACCTCGACATCCTCTCCATAGACTCCCTCGTGAACGCGCTGAAGTCCTACGAAGGCACGCTTGTCTTCATTTCCCACGACGTGCATTTCATCCGCACCCTCGCGGAAACGACCTTGCATGTGACACGCGATGAAAAGAACCCGGAGAATGGCGCCGTAGTCACCCGATACACCGGCGGCTACGATTACTTCCTGGAGAAATCCGGCCTTAGCGACGACCGCAGTGCGGTGACTTCCTAACAAGCAAACAAACATGAATTTGCGCACCATACCAGCCCTTGTTCTGCTCACCGCCGTGGCGGGCGCGGCACCGGTCGTCATCGACGATGCCGCCCTGATCCGCGCGCTCCAGAAAGGTGTCTCCGATTTCGCCGAATCGGGAGAGGGCATCACCGCAGACCAGCTCGCGAAAGATGTGGCCGCGGCTCCAGCCAAGCTGGATCTTGCGATTCCTGCGGTGAGCCCCCCGGAGAACCTTGATGCATCCGTCTATCTCATCGGTTCCGTTTACAAATGCGGCAAGTGCGACAAGTGGCATTCCTCGGGAACCGCGACGGCATGGGCCTTGGCCGAGGATGGCCTGATGGTGAGCAACCACCATGTCTTCGCGAACACCAAGGGCGGGGCGATGGGTGTCTGCGGCATCGACGGGAAAGTCCATCGGGTCATGGAAATCCTCGCTGCGGACGAAGCCAACGACATCGCCATTTTCCGCGTCGACGCAAGCGGTCTCCAGCCGCTGGGCATCGGCGAACCGGCACCGGTCGGCACGGCCGTGCAGGTCATCGGGAATCCGGACCAGCGGCTGTTCACCCACACCTTCGGCCACGTTTCCCGCTACCACAACCGCCCGAAGGCACCCGGCGGCGCGGGCATCCTGCAGATGTCCATCACCGCGGACTATGCCAAGGGTTCCTCAGGCGGGCCGGTGCTCAACGCGGCAGGCGAGGTCATCGGGATGGTCAGCTCCACCCAGTCGATCTACTACAAGGGCAAGGAGCAGGGGCCCTTGCAGATGGTCGTAAAAAACTGCGTTCCGGCTTCCTCCATCTCTGCGATGATCCCGCAATACGGCGGGAAAACGGCGCAAGTGCCGGAGGGCGCTCCCCAGGAACAGCCGCAATGAGAAGGAAGCTCATCATCGCCATGCTATTGCTCGTGGCTACGGCGGCGGCCTACTGGCTGGGCAAGCCGTAGGCCGGAAGGAGTGTGGGTGCCTTGGGCGGCTTTCGCTATCCGCGTCGGAATCTCATTGTTTCGGGATCAGCCGTATCTGATAGATCTTCGGCCAGCATTTTCCGGTGACGAACAATTCCCGCGACTGCGGGTCGTAGGCGATGCCGTTGAGCACATGTTCGGGATCGAGCCTACGGGACTTGGCATCGATCCCGGTCAGGTCGATCACGCCGAGGACGGTGCCGTCCTTGGGGTTGATGCGCAGGATGAAATCGCTGTGCCACACGTTTGCGAAAATCTCGCCCTCGATGAATTCCAGTTCATTGAGGAGATTGACCGGCTTGCCATTGAGGCGCACCCGCAGCTCCCGCCAGACGCGGAAGGTCTTGGGGTCGAGAAAACGCAGCCGGTCGCTGCCATCGCTCATGACCAGGGATGCCCCGTCGCTCGTGAGCCCCCAGCCTTCGCCATCGTATCTGAAGTTCCCCAAGGGCTCCAGGGTCTTGGTGTCATAAAGGAAGCCCTGCCGGCCGTGCCATGTCAGCTGATGGAGTTTCCCATCCAGGTCCGCCACGCCTTCCCCGAAAAAATTGGCAGGCAAGTCTCTTTTCCTCAGCACCTTTCCTGTTTCCTTCTCAACGCGGCGTATGCTCGACGTGCCATATCCGCCGGTGGTTTCGATCCAATCACCGTGCGATAGAAGCAATCCCTGGGTGAAAGCCCCTGTGTCATGGGGAAGCTCGCGGAGCACCTCATAGCCCAGCATGGGATGGGCTTTCCAATCCGGAGCCACCGGCGCTTCGGCAGGCTCCTTGACCTGATTCACCCCCTGTGCCTTTTTCTGGCAAGCCCCCGATGAGAGGGCGAGGAGTGCGGCGGCGAAGATGCGGAATTTCATGATGGGAAGGGGTTGTGCATCCGCCACCGTTGGGCCCGAAACGCAATGCGTGGCGGCGGCAGGGAATCCTGTTGGGAAATGCGAATCCTGTCGATAGGCAACACCCGTGTGGCTGGTGAAAGATGATCCGGCGCCTCACAGGCCGGAAGCCCGGAACAGCAGCCGGAATGCGGGCGAGAAATCATCCGGGCAAGCCGCGAGCCAAGCCGCGATCTCCTCCACCGGGAAGGGCATGACGGAAT comes from Akkermansiaceae bacterium and encodes:
- a CDS encoding M3 family metallopeptidase; its protein translation is MHPFLSPDFHVRWSTLTPETIVPSITQALADAKDAIGKICSQPASEITYESSFLALENATETLSLGWGRLQHLDSVSDNPAQREALNRMLPAVTDFYSSLSLNPQLFKILNTFAESQAAAALPPIHQRHIQETIEDFKTSGAALPDDKKARIAAIDSELSKLTKQYSEHVLDSTNAWELVIDDKAKLAGLPESALAGAAANAKAKGHPEGSYRFTLQFPSMYPIMQHAEDENLRKTVWEASVNVAVHEPYDNSSLVWEILKLRHEKAQILGHANFADLTLQRRMARDGETALAFVERIHERIETRFKEEVRQLAQYKATKEGRHHGAQLPQPLEPWETAYYAELQRKENYAIDDEALRPYFPVTGVMEGMFEIATRIFGITITQLETIYYEPGSPPDPAMDGAVETWHPEVTFYEIHDSETGKHLGSFYADWHPRETKRGGAWMNSLLTGGPGEPHLGLIIGNMTPPVGGKDALLTHREVETIFHEFGHLLHGMLSDVPVKSLSGTNVAWDFVELPSQIMENYCWERETLDLFARHHETGATIPEDLFGKMVAAKNYLSASTFMTQLAHGKLDLELHIHLGKYLGRHLDEVTREILATYRAPVTTPSPSMAHRFNHLFSSPTGYAAGYYSYKWAEVLDADAFTRFQKEGILNPETGMSFRREILSKGNSAPAETLYENFMSRPADPTALLARAGLA
- a CDS encoding undecaprenyl-diphosphate phosphatase, producing the protein MEIWQAILLGLIEGITEYLPVSSTGHLIVAQRLMHIGTANGIDKLAADCFAICIQGGAILAVLGLYYKHVLKMLMGVLGRDPEGLKLAVAVLVGFLPAAVLGLLLNDIIEQKLFGLWPVIFAWVAGGFAILWTVRWRKRHPPRGNGRDILKLAWQSALFIGFLQCIAMWPGTSRSLMTICGGLIVGLSVKSAVEYSFLLGVLTLTAATAKKAIWKLGEAGPDYDVWFGGSKLMWDSYGPIPLIAGIIAATISAAFAVKWLVSFLQSHGLGIFGWYRIVLGIAIGTLVLTETLQP
- a CDS encoding DUF2062 domain-containing protein, with amino-acid sequence MRSAYRMLRHRRLRDRPWWRTMTRPLFDRQLWVPCRDTVASGLAIGLFFSMILILPLQMLFAAVLAMRFRVNVPFAMAGCWVSNVFTNVPLGLAQAWLGNWMITALHFPMPHFLRKVHFNVPEVGEINAANLFLGMFVSAVILALLSYPLVHLFSAVMPHHLPVLKRRLPPVSRKAGD
- a CDS encoding adenylosuccinate lyase, with translation MIPNVLAERYSSTEMNKIWSAEGRIVLEREYWIAVMKAQRDLGLGISEEAIAAYEEVKDNVDVRSIMDRERVTRHDVKARIEEFNGLAGHEEIHKGLTSRDLTENVEQLQVFRSLLLIRDKTVAALRGMRERAEQWDEMVLTARTHNVAAQPTTLGKRIAMFGEELLSGFRMLEDVIAGYAVRGLKGAVGTQMDQLSLFGGDAEKVAELEKRIVAHLGIPQQWSNVGQVYPRSLDLRVVSILTELASGPSSFCKTLRLMAGNETASEGFAPGQTGSSAMPHKMNSRSCERVNGFHVILKGYLAMAAGLAGDQWNEGDVSCSVVRRVMLPDAFFCIDGMFETYLTILGQMDAYEAVIASETARYLPFLMTTTVMMEAVKRGVGRETAHKAIKEHAVATVADMRTGAVDKNNLLDRLAEDGRLGLSRDELGEILEKGDKEVGAAKSQVNFFSGEVRKLEQKWPEASAYAPGGIL
- the yidC gene encoding membrane protein insertase YidC, with protein sequence MYDRKTWIVLAVCGVLIALNIHFTPKKAPPAPKPVAEDTGQAAATAGEAALSVETPPPPTEEELIVLENEKVAFTLSNIGGGIKFADLKEQKNVGRSSKVRINIHGAGPIAGFVDDREKLENSTYAYKADQSVPGETAVFIAKLPTGVIAKKTFSLENSDIPGKGYFLKLDLAFEYTGIGDFDLSRYGLFLGSSAPLHEKERAAYTGFFWYSDNEMHFHAATGFKGGWFSSEKSIINSEAEEQIQYAGITNQFFSIVIRPEKEAKTLVWGKPQTVSLTEGGKEYPAVQAAISLPEISLSTGQPVSLSYRIFVGPKANTMLRKLDNAEGGGDGWGDMMQYGFFSPVSRFLNWLLNLLHDGLMKVSSHESWGLAIICLTLIVRIAIWPLHAKSTHSMKRMSKLQPKMKELKEKYPDDPNKLNTEMMGLYRKYGINPLGGCLPMLIQIPIFFGFFRMLDYAVELRNQPFLWVDDLSQPDTVAHFFGIPINLLPIVMAATSAIQMAMMPKTGDKMQQRIMMFMPLMFFFFCYAYASALALYWTTQNIFSIGQTYLMNKIPEPELVARKDGGKKSWVQRMAEKQAEMQKLQQQRGKSGGMRDVTPDKPKKKGPPRTGG
- a CDS encoding TIM barrel protein, yielding MEAPANNNATEAAAAILAGKPGGIKHSVCRWCYDDIPLESLCEAAKGMGVQSIELVETSDFPILRKHGLDCAMVTFPTAVTKHGVKVGMIEKSFNRTEHHDALVEVYEKKLSDCAAVGARQLICFPGNRDGMGDEEGLENCEAGLRRILPLAEKLGVILSMELLNSRVDHPDYMCDRTAWGTALVDRIASPNFRLLYDIYHMQVMEGDIIATIRAKHDYFSHYHTGGVPGRNEIDESQELNYPAIMRAIVETGYSGYVGQEFIPKNPDKLASLRQGVGICTV
- a CDS encoding ABC-F family ATP-binding cassette domain-containing protein — protein: MLTIKKLTKTLGGRTLLREAEMSINWGERVALVGPNGAGKSTLFRMILDEDQPDEGTIDRDEYAITGYLPQEAGEPSDETIIEIAMGITPEMIGLLRTIREGEKSGDLSTEKFAKAQDQFTALNGYQLEPKAKKILAGLGFKQEDFNRPAREYSGGWVMRAHLARLLVMEPDLLMLDEPTNHLDLISLLWLQRYLLNYSGAILMISHDRDFMDMMIETVIEIDPDAMQLISYTGNYTAYLDEREKVYERKVQAYRNQNKEIEAHMEFIERFRQVGSKAAQVQSRIKLVDKIEKIEKPRAPRKPFKFAFPQPPRSNQKVIEFHKVGQSYPGKRIYKDLDLTIERGDKIVLVGPNGAGKTTLLKLLAGELEIDGGKKETGYLTKIGYYSQHRAEALNEYNTVLDEVMGACTTLREEDARAILGTFLFRRADVEKRCGVLSGGEKSRLNLVKFLVDPPNLLLMDEPTTHLDILSIDSLVNALKSYEGTLVFISHDVHFIRTLAETTLHVTRDEKNPENGAVVTRYTGGYDYFLEKSGLSDDRSAVTS
- a CDS encoding trypsin-like peptidase domain-containing protein — protein: MNLRTIPALVLLTAVAGAAPVVIDDAALIRALQKGVSDFAESGEGITADQLAKDVAAAPAKLDLAIPAVSPPENLDASVYLIGSVYKCGKCDKWHSSGTATAWALAEDGLMVSNHHVFANTKGGAMGVCGIDGKVHRVMEILAADEANDIAIFRVDASGLQPLGIGEPAPVGTAVQVIGNPDQRLFTHTFGHVSRYHNRPKAPGGAGILQMSITADYAKGSSGGPVLNAAGEVIGMVSSTQSIYYKGKEQGPLQMVVKNCVPASSISAMIPQYGGKTAQVPEGAPQEQPQ